One Glycine soja cultivar W05 chromosome 7, ASM419377v2, whole genome shotgun sequence genomic window, CAGCAATTGATAAATTAGGTAAGTCTTTGTAAAAGCTGATCTTTTTTGAACTATGCAGCTGTGAGATTAGGTTTACAGTCTTGcatttaaaaagtattaatcTTTAGAATTAGGAGATGATATCAATGGAATAGAAATCATACTATTGCCTTCTATAAATCTGGAAAATGATATCTATTCTTTTCCATTCACATCCTTTACAATTATCAGGACTTGAGTTTTAGCTTACCAATCGTCTGCTTTTCAGGTTCAGAGGCTCCAATTTCAGAGCTTGCAAACTTTATTTTTGCAGAACAAAATGGGATCGATTATGTGATGGAATATAAGGTTAGACTTTTTACTtgttatatttcaaattttatgttttatcattttttgtaaTTCAGCTTCTtgtgtttatatataataatatacttGATTTTCACAATAATGAGCATTGCTTCATAGcatcttacatttttttattttaaactttatgcATGTAAATGAAGTTGTGGCAAGTGACAAGTATATGCACTGTCTGTATGTTGAAATGGGCCGCTATGGGAGTTTAGGAACTTGTAAAACTGAAGCAAAATAGTGTAAAGTTAACTAACTGGTAACGCAAAAGATGCAGTGAAACTTGAAGGAAAAAAACTGAAAGAGGATAACTATGGAGAAGCTTTGCTTACATTTTCTATAATGCATGgccaaaattaaacattttccaTACTCCTGTTCTTTTACAACTAGTCTACTGCGTGGAACAGAATAAGAAGTGTaccagaaaaacaaaaatactgaaaagaatatttataatttaactatATAATGTCAAAACTTCTCATAAATGAATTTGCTTTTctttgtatattatattatttaaatcttGTATGACATGCATGGAATCAACAAAAGTGCTAAGAAACCtattaaataaagttaaggtCGTGTTTGGCTTGATCtggataaaattttattgtgcCAAGTCATTTTTTAGTACTAATAATCAGTCAGGTGTTTACCGAGTGATGAAATTTCTTGTTTGTCTAGTTTCCCACCACTTCTACTTATTCTGTGGGGATCAAAGAAGAACCAGAAATGGATTTATATGGTACAGCAGAAGTGAAAGTTGAGGGTTTTAGCCATGAACCTCCACAATCTAGCCAGGTCAACTTAGAGGAAACTTATAATGATGATATGGTGAAGGAAGAAGAGGGTATTGATGCATTTCCCAGCAATGTTTCTGACCAATATTTGGATGCTGTGGAGAATGGTAGAGGTAAAAGGCCCAAGTATGAACATGATGATGATCCAGTCAATTGTCTTGAACCTTCTTGGGTGGAAGAAAGGGTTGATGCTGTTGTTGCCGAAATGTCGAGACATCCCAAACCAAATCCATCCAGGTGTCTCAGTAGTGTGGCAGCAAAGCCACCATTTTTCTTATTTGGGAATGTTTCAAACATATCCTATGACTCATGGACAAAGATGTCTCAGTTTTTATATGGTATTGAACCTGAATTTGCGAATGCTCAGTCCTTTTCGGCTATGGATAGAATAGAAGGTTACATACACAATCTTCCAGTTGAAAACAGATTCCACATCCTCCCAAAGCCACCTATGACTATTGAAGATGCAATGCTGCAGACAAAGAAATGGTGGCCACCTTGGGATTCAAGGAAGCTATTGAGCAGCATCTATTGTGAAACTAATGGAATTGCTCAAACTTGTGATCGACTGGGAAATTTTCTAGCTGATTCTGGTGGAGTGCTCACATCTGAACAGCAGAAAGACATTCTTCGTTATTGTCGCAGATTGAATCTTGTGTGGATTGGCAAATTCAAACTTGGTCCTGTGGAGCCTGAACAGTTGGAGCTCATTTTAGGCTACCCTTTGAATCACACTCGTGCTGCCGAGGGCAATGTTGCCGAAAGACTTAAATCACTAAAATACTGCTTCCAGACAGACACATTGGGGTATCATCTTTCTGTGTTAAGGCCCATCTTCCCTCATGGACTGACAATGTTATCACTATTTAGTGGTCTTGGTGGGGCAGAAATTGCCCTGCACCGCCTTGCTATTAAAATAAAAGCTGTTGTCTCAGTTGAGACTtctgaaacaaaaagaaagattcTTGAGAAATGGTGGCGTCAATCTGGACAAACAGGGACTCTGGTTCAGATTGAAGACATTCAAAAGCTGACTAGTAAAAAACTTGAGGGTCTAATCAGTAAATTTGGTGGTTTTGACCTTGTCATTTATCAGAATCCATGCTCTTACTCAAGTTCCAGGCTTCAAGCCGGTGTAGGTCTCTCCGCTCTTGATTTTTCAGTGTTTTGTGAATGTGTTCGAGTCTTGCAACGAGTAAGAGGTATGTATCAAAGGAAGTGAGTGAAGTGACTCGTATCTTTTGTTGTACAAAATAATGTCATTCGATGCCTTTATGGTGACATTTCCAGTTCTTACTTGAACATTTCGTTTTCCTGCTGTATATGTGACttctatatataaatttttctgTGCAGGGAATTTGTATGTAGAGTtgtctttctttcttaatcgtcAATAAGAATTGTTCATATATGCAAGTTTATGCATTGGTAGACATTCTGAATTATTTCTGGAAT contains:
- the LOC114419924 gene encoding probable inactive DNA (cytosine-5)-methyltransferase DRM3 isoform X1; amino-acid sequence: MAGNPNRREGKTVMVPKTENLDYELPPYTSFSGDVGDNVASSSGGKLRAFFIGMGFLPCLVDKVIEENGEENSDILLEALLRYSGHKSNCDSSDSLGGSHNTSRGRSAPNFYPDGHSKEALQKSNSQSSVSLDSLFDDKDPPEISNVNQAKEEPDELSGVVDDTRGSLLMMNFSVEEVEFAIHKLGDEASIPELVDFIFALQIAKKLKKEPDDITFTYYGRGNEVTNEKLFGIMAKTLQLFEMGFSENEVSSAIDKLGSEAPISELANFIFAEQNGIDYVMEYKFPTTSTYSVGIKEEPEMDLYGTAEVKVEGFSHEPPQSSQVNLEETYNDDMVKEEEGIDAFPSNVSDQYLDAVENGRGKRPKYEHDDDPVNCLEPSWVEERVDAVVAEMSRHPKPNPSRCLSSVAAKPPFFLFGNVSNISYDSWTKMSQFLYGIEPEFANAQSFSAMDRIEGYIHNLPVENRFHILPKPPMTIEDAMLQTKKWWPPWDSRKLLSSIYCETNGIAQTCDRLGNFLADSGGVLTSEQQKDILRYCRRLNLVWIGKFKLGPVEPEQLELILGYPLNHTRAAEGNVAERLKSLKYCFQTDTLGYHLSVLRPIFPHGLTMLSLFSGLGGAEIALHRLAIKIKAVVSVETSETKRKILEKWWRQSGQTGTLVQIEDIQKLTSKKLEGLISKFGGFDLVIYQNPCSYSSSRLQAGVGLSALDFSVFCECVRVLQRVRGMYQRK
- the LOC114419924 gene encoding probable inactive DNA (cytosine-5)-methyltransferase DRM3 isoform X2, encoding MAGNPNRREGKTVMVPKTENLDYELPPYTSFSGDVGDNVASSSGGKLRAFFIGMGFLPCLVDKVIEENGEENSDILLEALLRYSALQKSNSQSSVSLDSLFDDKDPPEISNVNQAKEEPDELSGVVDDTRGSLLMMNFSVEEVEFAIHKLGDEASIPELVDFIFALQIAKKLKKEPDDITFTYYGRGNEVTNEKLFGIMAKTLQLFEMGFSENEVSSAIDKLGSEAPISELANFIFAEQNGIDYVMEYKFPTTSTYSVGIKEEPEMDLYGTAEVKVEGFSHEPPQSSQVNLEETYNDDMVKEEEGIDAFPSNVSDQYLDAVENGRGKRPKYEHDDDPVNCLEPSWVEERVDAVVAEMSRHPKPNPSRCLSSVAAKPPFFLFGNVSNISYDSWTKMSQFLYGIEPEFANAQSFSAMDRIEGYIHNLPVENRFHILPKPPMTIEDAMLQTKKWWPPWDSRKLLSSIYCETNGIAQTCDRLGNFLADSGGVLTSEQQKDILRYCRRLNLVWIGKFKLGPVEPEQLELILGYPLNHTRAAEGNVAERLKSLKYCFQTDTLGYHLSVLRPIFPHGLTMLSLFSGLGGAEIALHRLAIKIKAVVSVETSETKRKILEKWWRQSGQTGTLVQIEDIQKLTSKKLEGLISKFGGFDLVIYQNPCSYSSSRLQAGVGLSALDFSVFCECVRVLQRVRGMYQRK